AGCAGGTCGGGCCGCTTGTCGGCGAAGATCTCCGGCCAGTCGCGCAGCCCGAACTCGATCTGGTCCCACTCGTAGCGGAAAGCCATCCTGGAGAAGTCGTCCAGGATGACCGCGACCTTCAGGTCGGGCCTGTTGATCGGGCCCGTCGGCCACTTCACCGCGGGCACCTCGACCAGCGGCGGCCGCTTGCCCGCGAGCTCGGTCACCTCCGAGACCGGCTGCGGCGGCTTGGGCGCCTTCTCGTGGGAGCGTACGGCGGCCACCACGCGACCGGGCTTCTTCGACGTCAGGGCCTCGCCGAGCTTGAACGACCGCTTCGCCTGGGTCGCCTGGAGCTTCCACGTGGCGTACTCGGCCTTCGCCTCCGCGATCTCCAGACGCCGCCGCAGCTCCTTGATCTCCGCCTCGTACCGCTCGACGAGCTTGCGATCCTCAGGAAGCCAGTTGATCGGCCCGAGTCGCTGAAAGGTCGGCTCTTCTGAAGACATCCGCTCGCCCTAACGTCAAAGGAGGTCTGTCATGGTACGGCTAGAGCCGTCCGTTTCGTGAGGCTGGCGACAGATTCTCACCCTTCAACCACGCGGCGATCACCCGCGCGATCCTCGGGCCGGACGCGCCGTCCCACAGCACGGGCAGCTCGCCCGCGGGGGTCGAGGCCCCGTCGGCCAGCGCCTTGGAGGCGGCGGCGGGCAGCGCGGCGGGCGTCACGAGCCGGTTGGTGCCGTGCGTGACCGTGATGGGCCGCTCGGTGTTGGGCCGGACCGTGAGGCACGGCACGCCGAGCATGGTGGTCTCCTCCTGCACGCCGCCCGAGTCGGTGACGACCAGCGCGGCGCCCTTCACCAGGGAGAGGAAGTCCACGTAGCCGAGCGGATCGATGACCTTGATACCCGGCCCGTCGACGAGCCCGGCCTCCGCGAGGCGGGCCCGCCCACGGGGGTGGATCGGCACGACCAGCGGGATCTGCCTGGAGACCTCGAGGACCGCCGAGACCAACTCGGCGGCGGCCTCCGGGGTGTCGACGTTGGCCGGGCGGTGCAGCGTGGCCACGCCGTAACGAGCGGGGATGCCCTCGAGCCTGGCGGCGTCGAGCGACGGCAGCGCGGCGAAGAGGCTGTCGATCATCGGGTTGCCGACCAGGTGCATCTTGGCGGCCGGCACGCCCTCGGTGGCCAGGTACGACAGCGCCTCGGGGGAGGTGGCGAACAGCAGGTCCGACAGCGAGTCGGTGACGATCCTGTTGACCTCTTCCGGCATGCCGCGGTCGAAGGAGCGCAGGCCCGCCTCGACGTGGGCGGTCGGGATGCCCAGCTTCGCGCAGACGAGGATGGCGGCCAGCGTGGAGTTGACGTCTCCGTAGACGACCACGAGGTCGGGCTCGTGCGTCTCGACGACCTCCTCGAGCCCCACGAGCAGGGCCGCGGTCTGCTTGGCGTGCGTCCCCGATCCGACTCCGAGGTTGGCCACCGGCTCGGGCAGGCCGAGGTCGGCGAAGAAGACGTCTGACATCAGCGCGTCGTAGTGCTGGCCGGTGTGGATGATGCCCTGCCGCACCCCGAGTTCGTCGAGGCCGCGCACCACGGGTGCGGCCTTCACGAAGTTGGGGCGGGCGCCGAGGACATGGAGGACCAGGGGGTTCTCCCTCATCTACCTCGCCTTTCATAGCGGAAGGGGAAAAACGTTGCCTATGGTACGGTCACCGCGTGGTATCCGACGCCAGACCAAAGGTTTCCGCCAAGTCGGCCAGGGCCGGAGTCGGTGGACTTCTCAAGGGCTTCATCCAGCACCCCGTCATCGTCTCCCGCGTCGTCGCGGCGAAGGTGAAATCCGACCCGGTCAGGGTCGCGCAGGCGGCCGCTGACGCCCTTCCGCCGAGACTGCGCCCCGTCGTGGGCAGGGTCGCGTGGCCCGCCGCCCGCAAGGTGCGGCGCGCCGTCCGCAAGGTCGGCATGCGGGTGGTCAAGGCCCCGTGGAACGACGCCAAGGCGGCCTGGAACGCGGGCCGCGTGAGCGAGGCGGCCGAGGTCCTCGAGCCGCACACGAAGTATCCCTTCGTGAAGCGCAGGGCCGCCTACTACCGTGGCGAGTTGGCCGCGATCAGCCCCGACCCGATCCCGCCGCGCCCCAAGGTGGCGATCGGCGAGCGCGTGGCGGGCCGCGTGCTGCACGTGGTCACCAACGCCCTGCCGTACACGCAGGCGGGGTACACGGTGCGCACGCACCGGATCGTGACCGCGCAGAAGGAGAAGGGCCTCGACCCGCACGTCGTGACCAGCTGGGGCTGGCCGATGCTGCAGGGTCACGTGGATGCCGCGCCCTTCGAGGAGCTCGAGGGCATCCCCTATCACCGGCTGCTGCCCGACGGACAGCAGGAGATGCCGTTCGAGACGCGCGGGCGGATCATCCTGGGCGCCGAGCGCGTCACCGAGCTGGTCGCCACCCTGAAGCCGCAGGTGCTGCACGCGGCCACCGACCACCGCAACGGCTCCATCTCGCACGCCGTGCGCGAGCGCACGGGCACGCCGTTCGTCTACGAGGTGCGCGGCTTCCTGGAGGAGACCTGGGCCTCGCGCGACCCGATCCGCATCGGCAGCCAGCGCCACGTGCTCCAGCGCGAGCGCGAGGCGTTCCTGATGCGCGAGGCCGACGCGGTGGTCACACTGGCCGAGACCATGGCCCAGGAGATCGTCGAGCGCGGCGTGCCGCGCGAGAAGATCACCCTGGCGCCCAACGCCGTGGACGACTCGCTGCTGACGGCCGACTACGACGGAGAGTCGTTCAGGCGCGCCTACGGCATCGAGCCCGGCGAGATCGTCGTGGGCTCCGTGTCCAGCATCGTGGCCTACGAGGGCTTCGCGACCCTGCTGCGGGCCGCCGCGCTGACCCGCGGGATCAGGGTCCTCATCGTCGGCGACGGCACCGAGCGGGAGAACCTTCTCGCGCTGGTGGAGGAGCTCGGGCTGAAGTCCGCGATCCTGCCGGGCCGGGTCGGCCCCGAGGAGGCGCTGCAGGCGCAGTCGGCGATCGACATCTTCGCCTGCCCGCGTGAGGATCTGCGCGTCTGCCGACTCGTTACGCCATTGAAACCCGTCGAGGCGATGGCGCTCGGAAAGCCCGTCGTGCTCAGCGATCTGCCCGCTCTCTCCGAGCTCGTCGGCTCCGACGGCGCGGGTCTGCTCGTGCCGCCCGGCGACCCGGAGGCGCTCGCCAAGGCGCTGGCCGACCTGCGGGACGACCCCGCCAGGCGGGCTGAGATGGGTGAGGCGGGACGGGCCGAAGTGGCGGCCAAGCGCACATGGAGTCGCGTGGCGGAAACTTATCGTGGCCTTTACCGGACGCTTGCCGAGCGATGACCTACGAGTTGGCTGTCTGTTCTGACGGGTTCAGTCGCATTAGGCGTGAGCTAGGTGGACTTGAGATAACCTTTGCGACCATGAAGTGTTCTAAGGCGATGTCGTGACGGATTTCGACCTGGCGGTAATCGGCCTGGGTTACGTCGGCATGCCGCTGGCCAAGGAGGCCGTCGCGGCAGGTCTGCGGGTTGTCGGCGTGGACGTCGACCCCCGTAAGGTCGACGCGCTCAACGCCGGTCAGTCCTACATCGACGACCTGACCGACGCCGATCTCGAGCACATGCTGGCCAACGGTTTCAGCGCCACGCTCGAGGAGTCGGTGCTCGCCACCTGCGACACGATCGTCATCTGCGTGCCGACCCCGCTGGACGAGGACCACCGTCCCGACCTGTCCGCGGTCGAGGGCGCCACCAAGGCCGTCGCGCGCAACCTGACGAAGGGCACGCTCGTCGTCCTGGAGTCCACCACGTACCCGGGCACCACCGACGAGGTGGCGCGGCCGCTGCTGGAGAGCTCGGGCCTCACGGCCGGAGTCGACTTCCAGCTCGCCTTCTCGCCCGAGCGCATCGACCCGGGCAACCCCAAGTACGGCCTGCGCAACACCCCCAAGGTCGTCGGCGGCTTCACCACCGCCTGCCGCGACCGGGCCACCGCCTTCTACGGTCAGTTCATCGAGCAGGTCGTGCCGGTCAGCGGCACCCGCGAGGCCGAGATGGCCAAGCTGCTCGAGAACACCTACCGGCACGTCAACATCGCCCTCGTCAACGAGATGGCGATCTTCTGTGACGAGCTCGGCGTCGACCTGTGGGAGGCGATCGAGGCCGCGGCGACCAAGCCGTTCGGCTTCCAGAAGTTCCTTCCCGGCCCTGGCGTCGGCGGCCACTGCATCCCGGTCGACCCGGGCTACCTGTCCTACACCGTCCGCAAGCTCGGCTACCCGTTCAGGTTCGTCGAGCTGGCGCAGGAGATCAACGAGCGGATGCCGTCGTACGTGGTCAACCGCGTGCAGCGGCTGCTCAACCGGCACAAGAAGGCGGTGAACGGCTCCAGGGTGGTGCTGCTCGGCGTCACCTACAAGCCGGACATCGCCGACGAGCGCGAGACCCCCGCCCTTCCCGTGGCGCGTGCGCTGCTGGAGCTGGGCGCCGAGCTCACGTTCGTCGACCCGCACGTCAAGCAGTGGTCGGTGGACGGCACTCCGGTGCCGCGTGAGGAGGATCTCGCCGAGGCCGTGTCGAACGCGGACGTGACGCTGCTGCTCCAGCAGCACGCCGCATTCGACCTCGACGTGGTCGAGGACAAGGCCAGGCTCGTGCTGGACACCCGAGGCGTGCTCGCCGAGGGTGAACGCGTCGAGCGGCTGTAGCGACAGGGGGCTGCGCGCAGTGCACGTGCTCGTCATGACGGTGGTGCATAACCCCGAGGACGCCCGGATCCTGCACCGGCAGATCCGCGCCCTCGTGGATGCCGGTCATGAGGTCACGTACGCGGCGTCCTTCTCCGCCCACGGCGTGGTCGCCAGGCCGTGGGTCAACGGCGTCGACCTGCCCAGGGCGGCGCAGCGCAAGCGGATGCGGGCCGTGTGGGCGGCCCGCAAGCTCTTCAGGCGCATGCGCGACAAGGTCGACCTGGTGCTCATCCACGACCCCGAGCTGCTGTTCGCCATCTGGGGCGTGCGCCGCAGGCCACCCGTGGTCTGGGACGTGCACGAGGACACCCCCGCGACGCTCTCGCTCAAGCCGTGGCTGCCGTCGCTGCTGCGTCCGCCGGTGCGCTTCCTCGCCCGCCTGCTGGAGGGTACGGCCGAGCGCCACCTGCACCTGCTGCTGGCCGAGACCGCCTACGCGGGCCGGTTCAAGCACGCCCACCTCATCGTGCCGAACGAGACGTGGGTGCCCGACACGGTCACGCCGCCGGGCGACGACAGGGTGGTCTACCTCGGCTGGCTCTCACGGGCGCGCGGCGTCCAGGAGGCGATCGAGGTCGGCAGGCTGCTGCAGCCGTACCGGGTGGCGGTCGAGCTGATCGGCTACGCCGACCCGCAGTCCAGGCCCGCGCTCAACCAGGCGGTGGCCGAGGGCGTGCTCGAGTGGCGCGACTTCATGCCGAACGACGAGGCGCTGAAGCGGCTCGACGGCGCGCTGGCCGGGCTCTCGCTGCTGCACGACGAGCCCAACTACCGGCACTCCATGCCCACGAAGATCGTGGAGTACATGGCGCACGGCATTCCGGTGATCACCACTCCCTCGCCTCGCGCGGTCGAGCTGGTCGAGCGGTACGAGAGCGGCATCGTCGTGGCCTGGGAGGACCCCAAGGCCGTGGCCCAGGCCGTCCTGTCGCTGCGCGACGAGCAGAGGGAGCGGCACGCGATGGGCGCCCGCGGCTACGCGGCGGCTCGCGCCAACCACCACTGGCCGAACTCGGCTCGGAGGTTCGTCTCGCAGCTGGAGTCCTGGGCGGGCGTCAAGAAGTAGTGGTTTATCCGCGGCAGATCACTAGGGCGGTAGGTTCCTGAACGTGCGCTGGCTCACCGTGCTCCTGGGGGCTGCGATCCTGGCCGCCGTCGCGGCCGTGGTCATGGTCCTGCCCGACAACAGGCCGACCGCGGTCGACACGGCGGCCACCCCTTCCGCCGCGCAGTCGAAGAGCCTGCCCCAGCCGACCGCCAAGGAGTACACCGACCCCTGCGGCACCTTCGACCTGCAGGGCGTCAAGAAGTACGCGATCACCGGCTACTGGATCACGCCGTCGAGCAACCCGTGCACGTGGCGCCACCAGATGGAGGAGATCCACCAGGCCGGCGGCGACACCGTCATCAGGATCGGCTACGGCCTGCAGTACCGCACGGTCACCGACGGCCGGATCCTTAAGGACGGCGAGGTCGACCCTCGCTACACCGACTGCGAGAACTGCTGGAACCAGGCGGAGCAGGACCTGAAGGCGGCCAACCCCGGCAACAGGATCGGCCGCACCTACGTCTACCGGACCGACGAGCACTTCGGCCCCGACCTCTTCCGCTGCCCGGGGATGGAACGCACCATCGAGGCGGGCAAGCGCGTCTACTACCGCCTGATCACCTCGCCCGACGGCTCCGACGACTCCACCTGTGACTTCTCCAGCAAGGCCGGCACCTACGACCTGATCCTCATCGCCGCGGCCGCCGAGGACAGCCTCAAGAAGCTGCTGGAGCTGGGCGACACGTTCGGCGTGCAGGTCTTCCCCTCGCTGCCGGTGGCTCCTCGTGACCCGAAGGCGAGCACGAGGGCCAACCCCGAGCACCTCGGCACGCTGACCACGCTGACCCGCAGGCTCATGCAGGACTACGGCGCGCGGTTCAAGGACAGGGCCTCGCTCGGCGGCTTCTACCAGCCGTTCGAGCTGCAGATGGGCGCGACGCTGGTCAACAACCCGACGCTGCAGGTCTACGCCGAGCAGCACGACATCGTGGAGCAGGAGCTGCCGGGCAAGCCCATCCTGGTCAGCCCCTACATGGACGCCCGCAAGCGGGTGCCCTTCGGCCAGACGCCCAAGCAGGTCGCCGAGGGCTTCAGGGCGCTGGCGAAATCCGGGGTCGGCATCATCGCGCCCCAGGACAGCAGGGGCACCGGCAAGGTCGGCCTGTTCTGGCCCGACCAGCGCGACGACGAGGTGGACAAGCGGCTGCAGCCGCTCGTCGGCGTGACCACGTACGGCACGGCCTACCACGGCTCGACCCGCGACTACTACCGGGAGATGAGCGTCGTCCGCGACCAGCTCGTGGACGAGGGCTACGAGGTCGAGCTGTGGGCCAACGTCGAGTCCTTCGAGCCGTCGGCCACCCAGCCGTGTCAGCCGCAGGGCACCAGGGGCAAGACGGACAAGCCGCGCCTGGACGCCGCGATCGCCATGACCGGGCGCTACGTCCAGAAGGTGGTCTCGTACATGTGGAGCGACTTCTTCACCTGCGGCGAGCCCGCGTTGAAGGACGAGGTCGCGGGTGACGTCGACCGGCCGATCGCGGTGGACGCGATCAGGACCGGCTCGGCGGGACAGGACGGCCTCGAGGTTCGCGGGTACCACCTCGACAGCGGCACGGTCACGCTGAGCTGGCCCGGCGGCTCGTCGGAACTGCCGATCACCGTCTCCGACGTGCCGAACGAGGCGATGGCCGAGGGCATCGTGACGGCGTGGGTGCCCTTCGACTGGTCGCAGGTGCCGTACGGGGTGTGGGTGAAGGTGGGGGTGCGCTCACCGGCGGGCAAGGAGGCGACGGAGCAGCTGCACGTGCGCGTCAGCGTGTAACGTGCCTGACATGGTCCCCACCGTCCCGGTCAGCGTGGACCTCGTCGTCCTCACCGTCCGCTGCCATGCGCTCTCCGCCCTGGTGTGGCGGCGCGACAATCCCCCCTTCCTGCGCAGGTGGTCGCTGCCGGGCGGCTTCATCCAGCTCGACGAGGACCTGCCCGACGCGGCCCGCCGCATCCTGGCCGAACGCGCGGGCCTGCCGGGCGCGCCGGTCCATCTGGAGCAGCTGCAGACCTACGGTTACCCCGACCGAGATCCGCGCCAGCGCGTGCTGTCCGTCGCCTATCTCGGCCTCGCGCCCGACCTGCCCGCCTCGGAGAAGGCGCACATGGCGTGGGTGCCCGTCGCCGAGCTGGCGGCCATGGCCTTCGACCACCGGCGCATCATGATGGACGGCGTGGAGCGGGCGCGGGCCAAGCTGGAGTACACCCCGCTCGGCGCGGCCTTCTGCCCGCCCGAGTTCACCGTCGCCGACCTGCGCCGCGTCTACGAGATCGTCTGGGGCCGCCCCCTCGACCCGCGCAACTTCCACCGCAAGGTCACCAAGGCCGAGGGCTTCCTGGTCGAGACCGGCGAGACCACCACCCGCGACGGTGGCCGCCCCGCCAAGCTCTACCGCAGAGGCCCCGCCGAACTCCTTCATCCCCCGATGCTGAGGTCGCTCAAGGAGTGATCGCCGAGGGCGTGGTCGGGCAGGCAGCGCGGGGTGCCGTGCAGGTCGTCGACGACCACGCGGCCCGCCACGCCGAAGACCTCGGCCAGCAGCGCGGGCGTCATCACCTCGCCCGGCGTGCCGTCGGCCCACACGCCCCCCTCGCGCAGCGCGACGACGCGTTCGGCGAAGCGGGCGGCGTGGTCGAGCTCGTGCAGCACGGTCACCACGGTGAGGTCACGGGCCGCCCTCAGCTCCCGCACCAGCGTGAGCACCTCCAGCTGGTGGCGTACGTCCAGGTGCGCGGCGGGCTCGTCGAGCAGCAGCATGCGGGTGTTCTGGGCGACCGCGAGCGCCAGCCGCACCCGCTGGCGCTCGCCGCCCGACAGCGTGTCGAGGACGCGGTCGGCCAGGTGCGCGACGCCGGTCAGGGCGAGGGCCTCGTCCGTCTCGCCGGTGGAGGCGTCCCAGAGCATGCCGAGCGGGCCGCGGTGCGCGTAGCCGCCCTGGCGGACCAGCTGCCGCACGGTCAGGCCCGGCACGGGCGGCAGGGTCTGGTGGAGTACCGCCAGCCTGCGGGCGATCTGGCGGCGCGACAGCGACCTGAGCGGGACGCCGTCGAGCGTGATCGTGCCGGAGGCGGGGGTGAGGAGCCCGGCGACGAGCCTCAGCAGGGTGCTCTTGCCGCAGCCGTTCATGCCGACGAGCGCGACGAACTCACCCTGTTCCACGGTGAGCGAGACCCCGTTGAGCACGGGCCGCGAGCCGTACGAGAAGTGGACGGAGTCGATGGTGATGCTCATGCGTGCTCCTTGCGCGCGATGAAGACGAGGACGGCGGCCCCGGCCAGCGCGGTGACCACCCCCGTGGGCAGGCCGAGACGCTGGGTCCCGGCCAGGGCCCGCCCCGCGAACTGGGCGACGGCGTCGGCGCCCGCCAGCGTGAGACCGCCGAAGAGGGCGGCGGTGAGAACCCCGCCACGCAGCCGCCGTACGGCATGCGGCACCACGAGCCCGACGAAGGCGATGGCCCCGGCCAGCGAGGCCGCCCCGGCGGTCAGCGCGATGGCCACGGCCAGGGTGACGGCGCGTCCGGCGAGGGGCGGCAGGCCGAGTGCGGCGGCGTGGTCGTCGCCTGGCGCCAGCACGGCGAGCACCGCCGAGCAGAGCCAGGCCAGCGCGATCCAGCCGACGATCCACCACCACGCGACCGACAGGTGGTCCCACACGCGTCCCTCGACCGAGCCGACCAGCCAGCGCATCGCGTTGCCGAACCTGCCCGGCTGGTAGGCGAGGAGCATCGTGGTGAACCCGGCCAGCAGCGCCGAGCCGAGCAGGCCGTACACGACGAGGTTGGCGGTGTCGCGCATCGAGGCGAACGCGGCTCCGCCGAGCGCGCCGCCGACCACGGCGGCGAGGAGCGCGCCCGCGGCGGAGTCGGCGGGCACCACACCGAGGGTCAGCGCCGTGAGCACGCCGAGCACCGCGCCCGGGTTGACGCCGGTGAACTCGGGAGCGGCCATGGGGTTGCGGAGCGTGGCCTGCAGGACGTATCCGGCCACGCCGAGCGCCGCTCCCGCCAGCAGGGCGGTCAGCAGGCGCGGTATCCCGAGCTCCCACAGGATGCGCTGGTTGAGCGCGCCGGTGAGCGGTCGTCCGGGGGCCAGCACGTGGGCGGCGGCGACGACGGGGAGAAGGGCGAGCCACGCGGCCCGCCGCACGCCGGGGCTGATCGACTTCACGCGCGCCACCTCCACGCCACGAGCAGCACGCCCGCCACGGCCGTCCACGCCCCCAGCGGTGTCTCCACCGGCGCGAACGCCAGGCGGGCGGCCAGGTCGGCGGCCAGCGTCACGAGCGCGCCGAGGGCCGCCGCCCACGGCAGCCAGCCGCGCGCGTCGGCGTGCGGCCGCGCCCGCCTGGCCAGCAGCGGCGCCACGAACCCGACCCAGGCCAGCGGCCCGCACGGGCCGGTGACGCAGCCGATCAGCAGCGCCGCCACGGCCAGCACGCCCAGCCTGGCCAGGTTGGCCCGCGCGCCGAGCGCGGCGGCGGCCTCGTCGCCGAGGCGCAGCAGCCCGAGTGCGGGCAGGCACAGCAGCACGAGGGGCACGGCCGCGGCGAACCACGGCAGGATCCGTCCGGCCTGCTCCCACATCACGCCGGTGAGGCTGCCGACGAGGTAGCGGAAGAGCATGTCGTACTGCAGCCGGTCGGCCGTCGACATCACGGCGAGCAGCAGCGCCTGGATGGCGGTCGAGACGGCCGCGCCGATGAGCAGCACCGACCCCGCGCTCCTGCCCGTCCTGGCGACCGCGAGCGTGACCACCCCGCCGAGCGCCGCTCCCGCCAGCCCGACCACCGGATACAGCACGAACGGCACGGGCAGCGCCCACACCACGCAGACCCCCACCGCCAGCGAGGCGCCCGTGGAGACCCCGATCATCTCCGGTACGGCCAGCGGATTGCGCAGCGACTCCTGCAGCAGCAGTCCCGCGACCCCGATGGCGGCGCCGCCGAGCAGGGCGACCAGCGTCCTCGGCACCCGCAGCTCCCACAGCACGACCTGTTCAAGCTGGCTGAGCCCGCGCAGCGGCGAGACGATCGGCGTGCCGAGGCAGAGACCGGCGATCACCAGCGCAATCAGCGCGACGGGGACCGCCACCCGTGCCTGCGTCACCCCGCCGCCTTGGCCAGCGCCTCGTCGAGGATGATGCCGAACGCCCTCGTGCCCCTGCCCGAGGCCCACAGCTCGGGCCGGACCTCGAAGACCTTGCCGGTCGCCACGGCGGGCACCTGCTTCCACACCGGGTTGTCCTTGTAGGTGTCGGTCACCGTCTTGGCGTCGGGGCCGAAGGTGAACGACTGGATGAAGATGATCTGCGGCGCCTTGGCCAGGATCTCCTCGATGCTGTAGGCCTGCGCGGTCTCGAACCCGCCGCCCTTGCTGGGCCACGGGTAGGCGAAGAAGCCGCTCAGGAAGTCGCCGAGCACGTCGTCGGTGGTGTTGACGCCGATGGCGGTCCCGCCGTACATGGCCAGGGCGGGCTTGTCCTTCAGCCCGGCGGCGGCTGCCCGGGCGCGGCCCTTGGCGAGCTTGTCGCGGAAGGTCTGCTCTGCGACGGCCTGCTGGGCGCCCCTGCCGGTGAGCTGGGCCATGGCGCGCAGGTAGCCGATCGAGTCCTCGTAGTTCTTGACCTCCACCAGCCACAGCGGAGCGAACTTCTCCACCGCCGCTCTGAGCTGGTCATGGACGCCGGCCAGGCCGATCACCAGGTCAGGACGGGCCTCGGCGATCTTCGCGACGTCCTCGCCGCCGAAGCCGCCGGGGATGACGGGCACCTTCGCGCCCTCGGCGCCCAGGTAGTCGGGCCTCGACAGCAGCTTGGGCGTGGTCGTGGCGGCGGGGGTAAGGCCGAGCTCGACCAGCATGTCGTCGCAGAGACCGGTGAGGCAGACGACCCGCTCCGGCTTGCCGCCGAGCTTGACCGCCCTGCCGTGCGGGTCGGTGATCGACAGGGCGGGGCTCACGGCGCCGGCCGCGGCGGAGGGAGCCGCCTGCGGTTCGGGGGGCGGCTGCTGTCCACAGCCTGCCGCGACGACCAGCGCGACGAGGAAGAACGCACAGCGGCGCATTGCACCTCCAGTGAAAATGGTTACCATTTGCGAAGACTTTACCGGAGGAGTCCTTTGAGATGATTCATCGCCGTCTGTTCCACCTCGCGGGCAGCGTGAAGGGGCCGATAGCCGCATGCGTGGCGCTGGGGTTCCTGGTGTCCGGGGCCTACGTCGCGCAGGCGTTGCTCCTGGCCGCCGCCCTGGCCGCGCTGGTCGCGGGCGAACCCGTGCTCCCGCTGCTGGCGTGGGCCTTCGCGGTCATCGCGGCG
This window of the Nonomuraea africana genome carries:
- a CDS encoding FecCD family ABC transporter permease gives rise to the protein MTQARVAVPVALIALVIAGLCLGTPIVSPLRGLSQLEQVVLWELRVPRTLVALLGGAAIGVAGLLLQESLRNPLAVPEMIGVSTGASLAVGVCVVWALPVPFVLYPVVGLAGAALGGVVTLAVARTGRSAGSVLLIGAAVSTAIQALLLAVMSTADRLQYDMLFRYLVGSLTGVMWEQAGRILPWFAAAVPLVLLCLPALGLLRLGDEAAAALGARANLARLGVLAVAALLIGCVTGPCGPLAWVGFVAPLLARRARPHADARGWLPWAAALGALVTLAADLAARLAFAPVETPLGAWTAVAGVLLVAWRWRA
- a CDS encoding ABC transporter substrate-binding protein, which gives rise to MRRCAFFLVALVVAAGCGQQPPPEPQAAPSAAAGAVSPALSITDPHGRAVKLGGKPERVVCLTGLCDDMLVELGLTPAATTTPKLLSRPDYLGAEGAKVPVIPGGFGGEDVAKIAEARPDLVIGLAGVHDQLRAAVEKFAPLWLVEVKNYEDSIGYLRAMAQLTGRGAQQAVAEQTFRDKLAKGRARAAAAGLKDKPALAMYGGTAIGVNTTDDVLGDFLSGFFAYPWPSKGGGFETAQAYSIEEILAKAPQIIFIQSFTFGPDAKTVTDTYKDNPVWKQVPAVATGKVFEVRPELWASGRGTRAFGIILDEALAKAAG